A window of the Candidatus Hydrogenedentota bacterium genome harbors these coding sequences:
- the rpsS gene encoding 30S ribosomal protein S19: MARSLKKGYFIEGSLLEKVQRQASTGDRRVFKTWSRRSTVIPDMIGLTIAVHNGKTFIPVFVTENMVGHKLGEFAPTRTFKGHAGGKK; the protein is encoded by the coding sequence GTGGCCCGGTCTTTAAAAAAAGGCTATTTCATTGAAGGTTCGCTGCTGGAGAAAGTCCAGCGGCAGGCGAGCACGGGCGACCGCCGCGTGTTCAAGACCTGGTCGCGGCGTTCCACGGTGATTCCGGACATGATCGGGCTCACCATCGCCGTCCACAACGGCAAGACATTCATCCCCGTGTTCGTCACGGAAAACATGGTCGGCCACAAGCTCGGGGAGTTCGCGCCCACGCGGACGTTCAAGGGCCATGCTGGTGGCAAGAAGTGA
- the rplV gene encoding 50S ribosomal protein L22: MPTAVAKLKNLQMSPRKVRLVADLIRGKRVADARDILQFTVKGCALPMRKLLDSAVANAENEAGERRQRINTDDMIVKWVVVNDGRTLYRFQSMPRGRAGKVRHRSSHIELMITDK; this comes from the coding sequence ATGCCCACGGCTGTAGCTAAATTGAAAAACCTGCAGATGTCGCCGCGCAAAGTGCGCCTGGTCGCGGACCTTATCCGCGGCAAGCGCGTGGCCGACGCCCGCGACATCCTCCAGTTCACGGTGAAGGGCTGCGCGCTTCCGATGCGCAAGCTGCTTGACTCCGCCGTGGCCAACGCCGAGAACGAGGCGGGCGAGCGCCGCCAGCGGATCAACACGGACGACATGATCGTGAAGTGGGTGGTGGTCAACGACGGCCGCACCCTCTACCGGTTCCAGTCCATGCCCCGCGGGCGGGCCGGGAAAGTCCGGCACCGCAGCAGCCATATCGAACTGATGATTACGGACAAGTAA
- the rpsC gene encoding 30S ribosomal protein S3, producing the protein MGQKVHPFGFRLGVIQDWSSRWYAGKDYVELLHKDLEIRRYLKQRLDKDAAEGRADVAKIDIERAGRKTKVILYAARPGLVIGPKGDRVEELRKELEILTGQEVMLDIKEVVVPDLSAQLVAERLAADLEKRVSFRRAIKRAMQNTTRAGAKGIRIRVAGRLNGAEIARAEQAREGSVPLHTLKANVDYGVATSYTTYGTIGVKCWIYLGDIKSGERVSGVGNELVRMHEGRRGDRDDRGGRGGRGGGGGRGGGGRGGGGRGRGDSAQ; encoded by the coding sequence ATGGGTCAGAAGGTTCACCCGTTCGGCTTCCGCCTGGGTGTCATACAGGACTGGTCTTCGCGGTGGTACGCCGGGAAGGATTACGTGGAGCTGCTCCACAAGGACCTTGAAATCCGCCGCTACCTCAAGCAGCGCCTGGACAAGGACGCCGCCGAGGGCCGCGCCGACGTCGCCAAGATTGACATCGAGCGCGCGGGCCGCAAGACGAAGGTCATCCTGTACGCGGCGCGCCCGGGCCTTGTCATCGGGCCGAAGGGCGACCGGGTGGAGGAGCTGCGCAAGGAGCTCGAGATTCTGACCGGCCAGGAAGTGATGCTCGACATCAAGGAGGTGGTGGTTCCGGACCTCAGCGCGCAGCTTGTCGCGGAGCGCCTCGCGGCGGACCTCGAAAAGCGCGTCTCCTTCCGCCGGGCGATCAAGCGGGCGATGCAGAACACGACGCGCGCCGGGGCGAAGGGCATCCGCATCCGGGTGGCCGGCCGTCTGAACGGCGCGGAGATCGCCCGGGCCGAGCAGGCCCGCGAGGGCAGCGTGCCGCTGCACACCCTGAAGGCGAACGTGGACTACGGCGTGGCGACGAGCTACACCACCTACGGGACCATCGGCGTGAAGTGCTGGATTTACCTCGGCGACATCAAGTCCGGCGAGCGGGTCTCGGGCGTGGGCAACGAGCTTGTGCGCATGCACGAGGGCCGTCGCGGCGACCGTGACGACCGCGGCGGGCGCGGCGGCCGGGGCGGCGGCGGCGGCCGGGGCGGCGGCGGGCGCGGCGGCGGCGGGCGCGGTCGCGGAGATTCGGCGCAGTAA
- the rplP gene encoding 50S ribosomal protein L16, whose product MLMPKRVKYRKQQRGRRSGMTKGGATIDFGDFGLKATEDGWVTARQIEAARVAITRHLKRGGKVFIRVFPDKPITKKPAETRMGKGKGAPEEWVAVVKPGRVMFEVQGVAEELAREAIRLAGFKLPIKTKFIVRA is encoded by the coding sequence ATGTTGATGCCAAAGCGAGTGAAATACCGCAAACAGCAGCGCGGCCGGCGCAGCGGGATGACCAAGGGCGGCGCCACGATTGACTTCGGCGATTTCGGGCTGAAGGCGACCGAGGACGGCTGGGTCACGGCGCGCCAGATCGAGGCGGCCCGCGTGGCCATCACGCGCCACCTGAAGCGCGGCGGCAAGGTGTTCATCCGGGTGTTCCCGGACAAGCCGATCACCAAGAAGCCGGCCGAGACGCGCATGGGCAAGGGCAAGGGCGCGCCGGAGGAGTGGGTGGCGGTGGTGAAGCCCGGCCGGGTGATGTTTGAAGTTCAGGGTGTTGCCGAGGAGCTGGCCCGTGAGGCGATCCGCCTGGCCGGCTTCAAGCTGCCAATCAAGACCAAATTCATTGTCCGCGCCTGA
- the rpmC gene encoding 50S ribosomal protein L29, with the protein MTEEVLRERLAERKADIMNFRLQLATSVVENVRRARESRREIARILTILKERETAAAKGMK; encoded by the coding sequence ATGACCGAGGAAGTGCTTCGTGAGCGGCTTGCCGAGCGCAAGGCGGACATCATGAACTTCCGGTTGCAGCTCGCCACCAGCGTGGTGGAGAACGTGCGCCGCGCGCGCGAGTCACGCCGTGAAATCGCGCGGATTCTGACGATTCTCAAAGAGCGGGAAACGGCCGCGGCGAAAGGGATGAAGTAG
- the rpsQ gene encoding 30S ribosomal protein S17, producing MEDQVKGAPEETRGHRKERVGVVTSNKMDKTITVAVEGVRQHRLYKKALKRTKKFKAHDEDGQCGVGDVVRIRETRPLSATKRWRLVEIVKRAD from the coding sequence ATGGAAGACCAGGTGAAAGGCGCCCCCGAAGAGACGCGGGGCCACCGCAAAGAGCGCGTCGGCGTCGTGACCAGCAACAAGATGGACAAGACCATCACCGTCGCGGTCGAGGGCGTGCGGCAGCACCGGCTGTACAAGAAGGCGCTGAAGCGCACGAAGAAGTTCAAGGCCCACGACGAGGACGGCCAGTGCGGCGTCGGCGACGTGGTGCGCATCCGTGAGACGCGCCCGCTGAGCGCCACCAAGCGGTGGCGCCTGGTGGAAATCGTCAAGCGCGCCGACTGA
- the rplN gene encoding 50S ribosomal protein L14: MIQLYSKLNVADNSGAREIRVIQVMGGSKRRYARLGDIVTANVRDALPNAAIKKGDVVKAVVVRIKQDTQRPDGTVIRFDTNAAVIINNQKEPRGTRIFGPVPRELREGGFLRILSLAPEVL, from the coding sequence ATGATTCAGCTATACTCGAAATTGAACGTCGCGGACAACTCAGGCGCGCGTGAAATCCGTGTCATCCAGGTGATGGGCGGCTCGAAGCGCCGCTATGCCAGGCTGGGCGACATCGTCACCGCGAACGTGCGCGACGCCCTGCCGAACGCGGCCATCAAGAAGGGCGACGTGGTGAAGGCGGTGGTGGTCCGGATCAAGCAGGACACGCAGCGTCCGGACGGCACGGTCATCCGTTTCGACACGAACGCGGCGGTGATCATCAACAACCAGAAAGAACCCCGCGGGACCCGCATCTTCGGGCCGGTCCCCCGCGAGCTGCGCGAGGGCGGATTCCTGCGCATTCTCTCGCTGGCCCCCGAAGTGCTGTGA
- a CDS encoding 50S ribosomal protein L24 has protein sequence MHIRKKDTVLVVRGKYKGRRGRVLEVYPKDGRLLVEGVNIMKRHTKAGSRNQSGGIVQREAPIHVSNVMPWCEAEGKPSRILMKRLEDGRRIRVWKLTGETLD, from the coding sequence ATGCACATTCGCAAGAAAGACACCGTGCTGGTGGTTCGCGGCAAGTACAAGGGCCGCCGCGGCCGGGTGCTGGAAGTCTACCCGAAGGACGGGCGGCTTCTGGTCGAGGGCGTGAACATCATGAAGCGCCACACGAAGGCGGGCTCGCGCAACCAGTCGGGCGGCATCGTCCAGCGCGAGGCGCCGATCCACGTGTCGAACGTGATGCCCTGGTGCGAGGCCGAGGGCAAGCCTTCGAGGATACTGATGAAGCGCCTGGAGGACGGGCGCCGCATACGGGTGTGGAAGCTCACGGGCGAGACGCTCGACTGA
- the rplE gene encoding 50S ribosomal protein L5: MPARLKDTYRQEIVPALREEFGHKNVMEVPRLEKIVVNMGVGDAIGDAKLMDTAMAELALITGQKPSIRRARKSISNFKLRAGVAIGCMTTLRGERMWEFMERLFNVAIPRIRDFRGVSPKGFDKFGNYTMGLREQSIFPEVDIDKVTRVRGMNITFVLKSPCPAAESRALLKKLGMPFAG; this comes from the coding sequence GTGCCAGCGAGACTGAAGGACACATACAGGCAGGAAATCGTACCGGCCCTGCGCGAGGAGTTCGGGCACAAGAACGTCATGGAAGTGCCCAGGCTTGAGAAGATCGTGGTGAACATGGGCGTGGGCGACGCCATCGGCGACGCGAAGCTGATGGACACGGCGATGGCGGAGCTGGCCCTGATCACGGGCCAGAAGCCGAGCATCCGCCGCGCGCGGAAGTCGATCTCGAACTTCAAGCTCCGCGCGGGCGTCGCCATCGGCTGCATGACAACCCTCCGCGGCGAGCGGATGTGGGAGTTCATGGAGCGCCTGTTCAACGTGGCGATTCCGCGCATCCGCGACTTTCGCGGGGTTTCGCCGAAGGGCTTCGACAAGTTCGGGAACTACACGATGGGCCTGCGCGAGCAGAGCATCTTCCCGGAGGTGGACATTGACAAGGTGACCCGCGTGCGCGGGATGAACATCACCTTCGTGCTGAAGAGCCCGTGCCCCGCCGCGGAGAGCCGGGCGCTGCTGAAGAAACTGGGCATGCCCTTCGCCGGGTAG
- the rpsN gene encoding 30S ribosomal protein S14: MAKTSKLEKNKKIARLVVKHHARREALKALIKNPDTPFEERLEAVRTLAELPRNASPVRYRNRCKVNGRPRGYLRAYGMSRVSFRELALEGKIPGVTKSSW, translated from the coding sequence TTGGCCAAGACAAGCAAGCTGGAAAAGAACAAGAAGATCGCGCGGCTCGTTGTGAAGCACCACGCCCGGCGCGAGGCGCTGAAGGCGCTGATCAAAAACCCGGACACGCCGTTCGAGGAGCGCCTGGAGGCGGTGCGCACCCTTGCCGAGCTCCCGCGGAACGCCTCGCCGGTCCGCTACCGGAACCGGTGCAAGGTGAACGGGCGCCCGAGGGGCTACCTGCGCGCCTACGGGATGTCGCGCGTGTCGTTCCGGGAGCTGGCCCTCGAGGGCAAGATTCCGGGTGTCACAAAGTCGAGTTGGTAA
- the rpsH gene encoding 30S ribosomal protein S8, with amino-acid sequence MSMNDPIADLLTRVRNAIQARHTSVDIPASRVKVEICRILAEQGFINGYEVSEEPRPGLIRVSLRYMPDGESVLHGIRRVSKPSLRVYMGHEDIRQVRSGLGVSILTTSHGVMTGKNARRARLGGEVLCEVW; translated from the coding sequence ATGTCCATGAACGACCCCATCGCCGACCTGCTGACCCGTGTGCGCAACGCCATCCAGGCGCGCCACACGTCGGTTGACATTCCCGCCTCGCGGGTGAAGGTGGAGATTTGCCGCATTTTGGCCGAGCAGGGATTCATCAACGGATACGAGGTTTCCGAGGAGCCGCGCCCCGGCCTTATCCGCGTGTCCCTGCGCTACATGCCGGACGGCGAGTCCGTACTGCACGGCATCCGCCGGGTGAGCAAGCCGAGCCTCCGGGTCTACATGGGCCATGAGGACATCCGCCAGGTGCGCAGCGGCCTGGGCGTCTCGATACTGACCACGTCGCACGGGGTGATGACGGGCAAGAACGCCCGCCGCGCCAGGCTGGGCGGCGAGGTGCTTTGCGAAGTGTGGTAA
- the rplF gene encoding 50S ribosomal protein L6, whose translation MSRIGKMPVPLPQGVRCELNGGRFKATGPKGTLEAEVSTEINISVGESEVAVTRPTDKQRHRELHGLTRALINNLVEGVSKGFQKTLLLEGTGYRAAMQGANLNLTIGYSHPVLIEPPAGITFAVEGTQTIRVSGIDKQQVGQVAAEVRRKRAVEPYKGKGLRYEGEIVNRKESKKGA comes from the coding sequence GTGTCCCGAATTGGAAAAATGCCGGTGCCCCTTCCCCAGGGTGTGCGTTGCGAGCTGAACGGAGGCCGTTTCAAGGCGACGGGCCCCAAGGGCACCCTTGAGGCCGAAGTCTCGACGGAGATCAACATCAGCGTGGGCGAGTCGGAGGTCGCCGTGACCCGCCCGACGGACAAGCAGCGCCACCGCGAGCTGCACGGCCTGACCCGCGCCCTGATCAACAACTTGGTCGAGGGCGTGAGCAAGGGCTTCCAGAAGACCCTGCTGCTCGAGGGCACGGGCTACCGCGCCGCGATGCAGGGCGCGAACCTGAACCTGACCATCGGCTACAGCCACCCGGTGCTGATTGAGCCGCCGGCGGGCATCACGTTCGCGGTGGAGGGCACGCAGACAATCCGCGTGTCCGGCATAGACAAGCAGCAGGTGGGCCAGGTGGCGGCGGAGGTGCGCCGGAAACGCGCGGTCGAGCCGTACAAGGGCAAGGGTCTGCGCTACGAGGGCGAGATCGTCAACCGCAAGGAAAGCAAGAAGGGCGCGTAA
- a CDS encoding 50S ribosomal protein L18 produces MGRTKETEVLRQRRIRRIRKSLSGTPERPRLRVTRTLNHIYAQIIDDTSGRTLAAASSVSLKIGGGNIEAAKAVGRAIGEKAAAGSIGSVCFDRGGRLYHGRVKALAEAAREAGLQF; encoded by the coding sequence ATGGGCAGGACAAAAGAGACGGAAGTGCTGAGGCAGCGCCGGATTCGGCGCATACGCAAGAGCCTCTCGGGCACGCCGGAGCGGCCGCGGCTCCGGGTGACGCGCACGCTGAACCACATTTACGCGCAGATCATAGACGACACGTCGGGGCGGACCCTTGCGGCCGCGTCCTCGGTGTCGCTGAAGATTGGCGGCGGCAACATCGAGGCCGCCAAGGCGGTGGGCCGGGCCATCGGCGAGAAGGCCGCGGCCGGCTCCATCGGGAGTGTTTGTTTCGACCGCGGCGGCCGGCTGTACCACGGCCGGGTGAAGGCCCTCGCCGAGGCCGCGCGGGAAGCGGGTTTGCAATTCTA